In Candidatus Manganitrophus morganii, the genomic window ACCCCATTCCAACATTCTTTTGTTAGTAAAGATGAATCAGCGGGAACGAGCGTCGGCCGGAGACGAATCAAGCTCGCGTTGCCCCCGGAGCACGATCATCCCCACGATGAACAATACCGTCGAGGCGAAGGCCGAAAGCATGCAGTAGGGGCAGATTGCTTTGATGACGAAGAGCTGGAGGTAGACGAACCAGAGCGACGCGAGAAAACCGACGGCGGTAAAGCCGGCGGTCATCCGGAGGATTCCGGGGCGGCGTGTGTCGAGGTAGGCGATGACCGAGAGAAAAACGGCGAGATAGTAGACCGCCCCCAGCAACGCGATCGGCACCCCGGCGATCGTGGCGTATTCGCTGGTGGTCACCGTTTCACATCCCCCGAAGCGCCCGCAGGGGGGCGGCGCGCCGAGATAATGCTTGGCGGTCAGATACGCGGCATCGATAAAGCCGATCAGGCTCGCCGCTAGCAGCAGGGCGACGATGATCCGCTTAGGAGGCATCGGCCATCGCTTTCTCGATCAGATTCTTGAATGGATCGTAGCCGCGCGGGTTTTGGATTTTTACCCCGTTGAGAAAAAAAGTCGGGGTCGAATCGACCCCCAGCCGGTCCCCGGAGCGGCGGTCGGCGTCGACCGCCTGCCGGACCTCTTTCGAATCGAGGTCGGCTTCAAAGCGCGCCATATCGAGCCCGAGATCCCGCGCGTAGCCGATGAAGAGCGCCCGGGCGCTTCCGACTTTCTCCGACCAATCCTTCTGCTGTCTGAAAATCAGGTCGTGCATCTGCCAGAACTTTCCCTGCTTCCCGGCCGCCTCCGCCGCCTGGGCGGCCAATTCCGCATGGGCGTGGAAGCCCAATGGATAGTGGCGATAGACGATCCGGAGCCGGTCGTCGAATTCGCTGTTCAGTTCCTTGAGGAGGGGGAAGTAGGTCCCGCAGGAAGGGCACTGAAAGTCGCTGTATTCGACCAGCGTCACCGGGGCATTCGGATTCCCTTTGATCCACTCGTCTTGTGAAATTTCGGTAAGGCTCGCATCGGGGCGGCCCGTCACCTCGCCCGACGGCGGCGCCGCGACCCAGACGACGCCGATCACCACCGCCATCACGCCGGCGATCACCGATGTCCAGAGCGCCATACGGGAGCGGGCCCGTTGCGCCTTGCGCTCTTCTTTAGACACCCGTGCTTTTTCTTTTTGTTTCTTATTTGCCATCACTCCCCCTTTATTTCAATTCCTCATTCTTCATGCCTGATTCTTAATTGTCTTTCCACATTCCTAATTCCTAATTGAACGATTCCTAATTGATTTATCGATCCAGTATACCCCAGCTTTTTTCATTCTTAAAGGGTGGGGGGGGGTAATGGGGCGGGCGGAATTCCTGAACCGCCAATGTCTCATCGGTGAGACATATCCCCTTTTTGTTTTAGGCAAGAGACGCAACCGAGTTTTACAACTTGAGGTCACAATCTGCGACCTCAAGTTCAAAATGTGCAGGTTCACGACGGGGAGTTCCGAACGGGTCGCAAATTGCGACCCGTTCCCTTGGACGCGACTGGAGTATTTCGCTTGGGTACGGCTATCACTTTTAGTGGGAAGTCATGCGGCCGATAAAATTTCATTGACAAAGAAAAACAAAAAAGACTACCCTGTCCTTAATTCCCATTGTTCTCATTCTTCAACAAAGCCGGTGTTCCATCACTTCTCATTGGAGGAACAAGCGATGAAAAAAGTAGTTCTGATGTCACTCGGAGCGGGCATTCTTGTCGCAGGCGGGATCGGAATGAGTTGTTTATTCAACTCCGCCGCGGACAACGCGATGCAGATGGCTTACTCGGGGAGCAATCCGGCGATGGCCCGGACGGCTGCCATCGAGAAGGTCTCCGTCCAGTTCATGAAAGAAGACGGCGACTGCCCCAAGGCCGCGTCGAAAAAAGTCCTTCAAGTCCTCCTCTCCGTCCCCGGCGTGGTGGAAGCCTCGGTCGATCCAGACCAGCTTCTGGCGGCGGTGACCGTAGAAAAAGGAGCGGTCCCGGTGTCCTCCCTAAAAAGCGCGATTGAACAAGCCGGGTTTATGACCCTATAACCGGTCTCACGCCGCGACGATCCATCTTATTTCAAGGCCCC contains:
- a CDS encoding thioredoxin domain-containing protein, producing the protein MANKKQKEKARVSKEERKAQRARSRMALWTSVIAGVMAVVIGVVWVAAPPSGEVTGRPDASLTEISQDEWIKGNPNAPVTLVEYSDFQCPSCGTYFPLLKELNSEFDDRLRIVYRHYPLGFHAHAELAAQAAEAAGKQGKFWQMHDLIFRQQKDWSEKVGSARALFIGYARDLGLDMARFEADLDSKEVRQAVDADRRSGDRLGVDSTPTFFLNGVKIQNPRGYDPFKNLIEKAMADAS
- a CDS encoding vitamin K epoxide reductase family protein; the encoded protein is MPPKRIIVALLLAASLIGFIDAAYLTAKHYLGAPPPCGRFGGCETVTTSEYATIAGVPIALLGAVYYLAVFLSVIAYLDTRRPGILRMTAGFTAVGFLASLWFVYLQLFVIKAICPYCMLSAFASTVLFIVGMIVLRGQRELDSSPADARSR
- a CDS encoding heavy-metal-associated domain-containing protein; this encodes MKKVVLMSLGAGILVAGGIGMSCLFNSAADNAMQMAYSGSNPAMARTAAIEKVSVQFMKEDGDCPKAASKKVLQVLLSVPGVVEASVDPDQLLAAVTVEKGAVPVSSLKSAIEQAGFMTL